The proteins below are encoded in one region of Drosophila santomea strain STO CAGO 1482 chromosome 3R, Prin_Dsan_1.1, whole genome shotgun sequence:
- the LOC120453977 gene encoding probable tRNA (uracil-O(2)-)-methyltransferase: MYASLNTRQTNIDRSSNPSCLYLIFAISCVTFLFDTMTAVEEAQFWQAIGILIKNYHALNKKIFEVVITQVKKHQDGRLCESSTEELSMTLKEVPNKRTCTGFTIGFKLLPKKLADNILGTGTVDFEKGLYECQFASDSIEDFSVRLLEGQFQLESKSNPNWLEFVLRPKLLSWSQSKQDEAKVKSLGLVNVEKYNDLYKELKQRHSQRLLEHWKTAQESTDPLKFIYEDLAIAAYLMVLWSQTQSEPNAFADLGCGNGLLVHVLNAEGYKGYGYDIRKRKLWSLYPPETQKSLIEKAVEPNNFRLDFPDVDWLIGNHSDELSPWLPVLAARLNINYFLLPCCPYELSGAKFRRRNTKPNMCTDLRRNDMVYNWCLNY; the protein is encoded by the exons ATGTATGCAAGTTTAAATACGCGCCAAACAAATATCGATAGAAGCAGCAACCCATCGTGCTTATACTTAATATTCGCGATTTCATGTGTCACCTTCCTTTTCGACACTATGACAGCAGTAGAAGAAGCACAATTCTGGCAGGCAATTGGAATACTGATCAAAAACTATCATGCTTTGAATAAAAAGATATTCGAGGTAGTCATTACCCAAGTGAAAAAGCATCAGGATGGGCGACTGTGTGAATCCAGTACGGAGGAGCTGTCGATGACCCTGAAGGAAGTCCCAAACAAGCGCACGTGCACAGGATTTACAATCGGATTCAAACTGCTGCCCAAAAAACTAGCGGATAACATTCTAGGCACCGGAACTGTGG ACTTTGAAAAAGGTCTCTATGAGTGCCAATTTGCCAGCGATAGCATCGAAGACTTCTCCGTGAGACTTCTGGAGGGACAGTTTCAACTGGAGTCCAAATCGAACCCCAACTGGTTGGAATTCGTGCTCAGGCCAAAGCTTTTAAGCTGGTCCCAGTCCAAGCAGGATGAAGCTAAGGTGAAGTCATTGGGTCTGGTAAATGTGGAAAAGTACAATGATCTGTATAAGGAGTTGAAACAGAGGCATTCACAACGCCTGCTAGAACACTGGAAAACCGCACAGGAATCCACGGATCCGTTGAAGTTCATTTACGAGGATTTGGCCATCGCCGCATATCTCATGGTTTTGTGGAGTCAGACACAATCGGAGCCGAATGCTTTCGCCGACTTGGGATGTGGAAATGGTCTTTTAGTTCATGTGTTGAACGCCGAGGGCTACAAAGGGTATGGCTACGATATAAGAAAGCGAAAACTATGGTCTCTTTATCCGCCGGAAACTCAAAAGAGCCTAATTGAAAAAGCCGTGGAGCCCAACAACTTCCGCTTGGATTTTCCGGATGTGGATTGGTTGATAGGTAATCATTCCGACGAGCTGTCTCCTTGGCTTCCGGTTTTGGCTGCTCGCTTGAACATCAACTACTTCCTACTGCCCTGCTGTCCCTATGAACTGTCGGGAGCGAAGTTCCGCCGGCGGAATACGAAGCCCAATATGTGCACCGATTTGCGCAGGAATGACATGGTATATAATTGGTGTCTAAACTATTAA
- the LOC120454487 gene encoding uncharacterized protein DDB_G0283357 isoform X2 gives MLNSNATGGNNNNGNNHGGSSRRPFSRNSSSVRSQRGGGGGLGGRMVYSPHPHTHPHAQQQQQQQQQQGQQRSGNSNNNNHNLWLGNSPWCNVNLNGGNGNNSNNNNTNGGNINNNNNNNNNGGNINNNNSNNVNNKDANPNCHSQGQGPGNSPNLGHNHQRGYNNNNNNGNNNNNNRGIGNGIVNGNANGPPDYMNYRRGVCPALLRDYSGNGNGNNNGHGHNGRRYMSDHLNNPSSSMNGLINSGHHQRNYNDRNLNNHFGNSDQNGGPDHRDRAEGSSYNFMRNGGGSGGGGYGRNGSHYQHMAYGNNNGASTSTGGPGLMGELPSGSGLSGSSLSLNNGPGGLNSDSPSRKRRRISGRPQNGPQPQHRCLMAHMQQGSPPLRRPRLRDVATSTQQQQQQYGQQVHHPQQQQQQPPSNYHPMHHHQPQPHYVPQQQVPPPHVQRSPWDLGGSGGSSGGATSSSSVGPILQQVQAPPQPPSHQQTVGYPPAPPQPASLMVDLNLNQVPVSLQLRPSEPFWASFCTYPIPAQARLAPCHLHGVYTQPFPAAPPPGLAAPPLQQQHQPLIQAQQMIAQATLSAQQQQRDVVAIATANLGPIEAPGAHGHPHAHPHAHPHAHQLPPGIHITPLSGAAAAAATHHLHSTAAAAAAVAAQASAQMSAGPQQIIISSDRRTFPPHRRIPRFWAANHGHRHVLPPQSLAAHQAPVQIQATSGIINPGFLLNFLAMFPLSPYNQHDLSSGDTNETENYEALLSLAERLGEAKPRGLTRNEIDQLPSYKFNPEVHNGDQSSCVVCMCDFELRQLLRVLPCSHEFHAKCVDKWLRSNRTCPICRGNASDYFDGADQQQQAQATAGAAAALSSTSGGSAGVAGTSAAAAATANPQQSQAA, from the exons ATGCTGAACTCGAATGCCACtggcggcaacaacaacaacggcaacaatcATGGGGGCAGCAGCCGTCGGCCCTTTTCCCGCAATTCCTCATCGGTCCGCTCGCAACGCGGCGGTGGGGGCGGTTTGGGCGGGCGCATGGTCTACTCGCCACACCCACATACGCACCCGCacgcccagcagcaacaacaacagcagcagcaacagggaCAGCAGCGTTccggcaacagcaacaacaacaaccataaCCTGTGGCTGGGCAACAGTCCATGGTGCAACGTCAATTTGAACGgtggcaacggcaacaacagcaacaataacaacaccAACGGtggcaacatcaacaacaacaataataacaacaacaacggtggcaacatcaacaacaacaacagcaacaatgtcAATAACAAAGATGCAAACCCAAATTG CCACAGCCAGGGTCAAGGGCCCGGGAACTCGCCCAATCTTGGCCATAATCACCAACGTggctacaacaacaacaacaacaacggtaataacaacaacaacaaccggGGTATCGGGAATGGAATCGTGAATGGAAATGCGAATGGACCACCCGACTATATGAACTACCGACGTGGCGTGTGTCCGGCTCTATTACGGGACTACTCCGGCAACGGGAATGGTAATAACAACGGACATGGCCACAATGGACGTCGCTATATGTCCGATCACTTGAACAACCCGTCCTCATCCATGAACGGCCTCATCAATTCCGGACACCACCAGCGCAACTACAACGACAGGAACTTGAATAAC CACTTTGGGAACTCTGACCAGAACGGAGGACCCGACCATCGGGATCGCGCTGAGGGCTCTTCGTATAACTTTATGCGCAACGGAGGAGGTAGCGGGGGCGGGGGCTACGGACGCAATGGATCCCACTACCAGCACATGGCctatggcaacaacaacggtgCGTCCACCTCGACCGGCGGACCAGGACTTATGGGTGAACTGCCCTCGGGTTCGGGCCTGTCGGGCTCTTCGCTGTCGCTGAACAACGGACCGGGAGGCCTCAACTCGGACAGTCCGTCGCGGAAGCGTCGCCGCATCTCCGGAAGACCCCAGAACGGACCACAGCCCCAACACCGTTGTCTAATGGCACAC ATGCAGCAGGGAAGTCCGCCGCTGCGACGCCCGCGATTGCGCGATGTGGCCACTTccacgcagcagcagcaacagcagtacGGCCAGCAGGTTCATCAtcctcagcagcagcaacagcagccgccaTCCAACTACCATCCGATGCACCACCATCAGCCACAGCCCCACTACGTTCCTCAGCAGCAGGTGCCACCGCCGCACGTCCAGCGTTCTCCGTGGGATTTGGGCGGCAGTGGTGGTAGCTCTGGTGGAGCCACCTCCAGCAGCTCGGTGGGTCCCATTCTGCAGCAGGTGCAGGCGCCGCCGCAGCCACCGAGTCACCAGCAAACGGTGGGCTATCCACCAGCACCGCCACAGCCCGCCTCCCTGATGGTGGACCTCAATCTGAACCAGGTGCCCGTGAGCCTGCAGTTGCGTCCCTCGGAGCCCTTCTGGGCCTCCTTCTGCACGTACCCGATACCGGCGCAGGCTAGACTGGCACCCTGCCACCTGCACGGTGTTTACACGCAGCCCTTCCCCGCCGCCCCACCACCCGGACTGGCCGCTCCTCCACtccaacagcaacatcaaccACTTATTCAAG CCCAGCAAATGATTGCCCAGGCCACGCTGAgcgcccagcagcagcagcgggatGTGGTGGCCATTGCAACGGCCAATCTGGGACCCATTGAAGCTCCGGGAGCCCATGGCCATCCGCACGCCCATCCACATGCTCATCCGCATGCTCACCAGCTGCCGCCGGGCATCCACATCACTCCGTTAAGCGGTgcggcggcagcagccgcCACCCATCATCTACATTCCacggcggcagctgcagcggccGTCGCTGCCCAGGCCAGCGCCCAGATGTCCGCCGGGCCGCAGCAGATCATCATCTCGTCGGACCGCCGCACATTCCCGCCCCACCGCCGCATACCGCGTTTCTGGGCGGCGAACCATGGACATCGTCACGTCCTGCCGCCTCAGTCGCTCGCCGCCCACCAAGCTCCTGTGCAGATCCAGGCCACCTCGGGCATCATCAACCCCGGCTTCTTGCTCAATTTCCT AGCCATGTTCCCGCTGTCGCCTTACAACCAACATGATCTGAGCTCTGGCGACACCAATGAGACGGAGAACTACGAGGCGCTGCTCAGCCTGGCCGAGCGATTGGGCGAGGCCAAACCGAGGGGACTCACCCGCAATGAGATCGATCAGTTGCCCAGCTACAAGTTCAATCCGGAGGTGCACAACG GCGATCAATCATCCTGTGTGGTGTGCATGTGCGACTTTGAGCTACGCCAGCTACTGCGCGTCCTGCCCTGCTCCCACGAATTTCACGCCAAGTGCGTGGACAAATGGCTGCGG TCGAATCGCACCTGCCCAATCTGCCGTGGCAATGCCTCCGACTACTTCGACGGCGCcgaccagcagcaacaggcgcAGGCAACGGCCGGAGCTGCGGCTGCTTTGAGCAGCACGTCGGGCGGAAGTGCCGGAGTGGCGGGAACgtcagcggcagcggcggccacCGCCAATCCCCAGCAGAGCCAGGCGGCCTAG
- the LOC120454487 gene encoding homeobox protein 2 isoform X1, whose translation MLNSNATGGNNNNGNNHGGSSRRPFSRNSSSVRSQRGGGGGLGGRMVYSPHPHTHPHAQQQQQQQQQQGQQRSGNSNNNNHNLWLGNSPWCNVNLNGGNGNNSNNNNTNGGNINNNNNNNNNGGNINNNNSNNVNNKDANPNCDVQTSNSSGTCIYNNSKTHHHHNNSNNNGHTQSHSHTNHSPHQGHHHPQHAHHPQMHSPQHPHSSSPQQLNNYRQYPPHSYSQNSPHSNGHTNSNASNNPSSQRSNPQVHPNQNQNSHSNFYDMCMGSRGSHTYGSMSVSLVRLNPARLCLTLGPATPPAQRVASFGHRSYSNSSSNSNSSFNSNSNSSTSDQNQHNPPPRSQNHHPNPHHSQYQFQNQYQYQYRYQYHPPHQYHPLHSPQQQTNRQSLPLTRTNSNSINATTFNSTNPTTNSNPTDVVNVNSCTDIIPHGSSSSLSSSSASSMPPQQQQHQINNASAPINSHSQGQGPGNSPNLGHNHQRGYNNNNNNGNNNNNNRGIGNGIVNGNANGPPDYMNYRRGVCPALLRDYSGNGNGNNNGHGHNGRRYMSDHLNNPSSSMNGLINSGHHQRNYNDRNLNNHFGNSDQNGGPDHRDRAEGSSYNFMRNGGGSGGGGYGRNGSHYQHMAYGNNNGASTSTGGPGLMGELPSGSGLSGSSLSLNNGPGGLNSDSPSRKRRRISGRPQNGPQPQHRCLMAHMQQGSPPLRRPRLRDVATSTQQQQQQYGQQVHHPQQQQQQPPSNYHPMHHHQPQPHYVPQQQVPPPHVQRSPWDLGGSGGSSGGATSSSSVGPILQQVQAPPQPPSHQQTVGYPPAPPQPASLMVDLNLNQVPVSLQLRPSEPFWASFCTYPIPAQARLAPCHLHGVYTQPFPAAPPPGLAAPPLQQQHQPLIQAQQMIAQATLSAQQQQRDVVAIATANLGPIEAPGAHGHPHAHPHAHPHAHQLPPGIHITPLSGAAAAAATHHLHSTAAAAAAVAAQASAQMSAGPQQIIISSDRRTFPPHRRIPRFWAANHGHRHVLPPQSLAAHQAPVQIQATSGIINPGFLLNFLAMFPLSPYNQHDLSSGDTNETENYEALLSLAERLGEAKPRGLTRNEIDQLPSYKFNPEVHNGDQSSCVVCMCDFELRQLLRVLPCSHEFHAKCVDKWLRSNRTCPICRGNASDYFDGADQQQQAQATAGAAAALSSTSGGSAGVAGTSAAAAATANPQQSQAA comes from the exons ATGCTGAACTCGAATGCCACtggcggcaacaacaacaacggcaacaatcATGGGGGCAGCAGCCGTCGGCCCTTTTCCCGCAATTCCTCATCGGTCCGCTCGCAACGCGGCGGTGGGGGCGGTTTGGGCGGGCGCATGGTCTACTCGCCACACCCACATACGCACCCGCacgcccagcagcaacaacaacagcagcagcaacagggaCAGCAGCGTTccggcaacagcaacaacaacaaccataaCCTGTGGCTGGGCAACAGTCCATGGTGCAACGTCAATTTGAACGgtggcaacggcaacaacagcaacaataacaacaccAACGGtggcaacatcaacaacaacaataataacaacaacaacggtggcaacatcaacaacaacaacagcaacaatgtcAATAACAAAGATGCAAACCCAAATTG CGATGTACAAACAAGTAATTCTAGCGGAACTTGTATTTATAACAATAGCAAAACGCATCATCatcacaacaacagcaacaacaatggtcACACTCAGAGCCACAGTCACACTAATCATTCCCCCCACCAAGGTCACCATCACCCCCAACAcgcccaccacccccaaatGCACTCACCCCAGCACCCGCATTCGAGTTCACCACAGCAGTTAAACAATTACCGCCAATACCCACCGCATTCCTACTCCCAAAACTCCCCACACAGCAATGGTCATACAAACAGCAATGCTAGCAACAATCCCAGTAGTCAGCGTAGTAATCCCCAAGTCCATCCTAACCAGAATCAGAATTCCCATTCCAATTTCTACGATATGTGTATGGGAAGTAGGGGATCCCACACCTATGGATCCATGTCCGTTTCCCTGGTCAGACTGAATCCCGCCCGTTTGTGCCTAACGCTTGGTCCTGCCACACCCCCAGCCCAGCGAGTAGCGTCCTTCGGCCATAGATCCTATTCCAATTCCAGTTCCAATTCCAACTCTAGTTTTAATTCCAATTCCAACTCCAGTACTAGTGATCAGAATCAGCATAACCCACCGCCACGTAGTCAGAACCATCATCCCAATCCACATCATAGTCAGTACCAGTTCCAGaaccagtaccagtaccaaTACCGATACCAGTACCATCCGCCACACCAGTACCATCCATTGCATAGCCCACAGCAACAGACTAATCGCCAATCCCTCCCGCTAACACGAACGAATTCAAATTCAATCAACGCAACAACTTTCAATTCAACCAATCCAACAACAAATAGTAATCCTACTGATGTTGTGAATGTAAATTCTTGTACCGATATAATTCCTCATGGGTCTTCGTCATCGTTGTCGTCTTCGTCTGCGTCTTCGATGCCgccccaacaacaacaacatcaaattAATAACGCATCCGCACCCATCAATAGCCACAGCCAGGGTCAAGGGCCCGGGAACTCGCCCAATCTTGGCCATAATCACCAACGTggctacaacaacaacaacaacaacggtaataacaacaacaacaaccggGGTATCGGGAATGGAATCGTGAATGGAAATGCGAATGGACCACCCGACTATATGAACTACCGACGTGGCGTGTGTCCGGCTCTATTACGGGACTACTCCGGCAACGGGAATGGTAATAACAACGGACATGGCCACAATGGACGTCGCTATATGTCCGATCACTTGAACAACCCGTCCTCATCCATGAACGGCCTCATCAATTCCGGACACCACCAGCGCAACTACAACGACAGGAACTTGAATAAC CACTTTGGGAACTCTGACCAGAACGGAGGACCCGACCATCGGGATCGCGCTGAGGGCTCTTCGTATAACTTTATGCGCAACGGAGGAGGTAGCGGGGGCGGGGGCTACGGACGCAATGGATCCCACTACCAGCACATGGCctatggcaacaacaacggtgCGTCCACCTCGACCGGCGGACCAGGACTTATGGGTGAACTGCCCTCGGGTTCGGGCCTGTCGGGCTCTTCGCTGTCGCTGAACAACGGACCGGGAGGCCTCAACTCGGACAGTCCGTCGCGGAAGCGTCGCCGCATCTCCGGAAGACCCCAGAACGGACCACAGCCCCAACACCGTTGTCTAATGGCACAC ATGCAGCAGGGAAGTCCGCCGCTGCGACGCCCGCGATTGCGCGATGTGGCCACTTccacgcagcagcagcaacagcagtacGGCCAGCAGGTTCATCAtcctcagcagcagcaacagcagccgccaTCCAACTACCATCCGATGCACCACCATCAGCCACAGCCCCACTACGTTCCTCAGCAGCAGGTGCCACCGCCGCACGTCCAGCGTTCTCCGTGGGATTTGGGCGGCAGTGGTGGTAGCTCTGGTGGAGCCACCTCCAGCAGCTCGGTGGGTCCCATTCTGCAGCAGGTGCAGGCGCCGCCGCAGCCACCGAGTCACCAGCAAACGGTGGGCTATCCACCAGCACCGCCACAGCCCGCCTCCCTGATGGTGGACCTCAATCTGAACCAGGTGCCCGTGAGCCTGCAGTTGCGTCCCTCGGAGCCCTTCTGGGCCTCCTTCTGCACGTACCCGATACCGGCGCAGGCTAGACTGGCACCCTGCCACCTGCACGGTGTTTACACGCAGCCCTTCCCCGCCGCCCCACCACCCGGACTGGCCGCTCCTCCACtccaacagcaacatcaaccACTTATTCAAG CCCAGCAAATGATTGCCCAGGCCACGCTGAgcgcccagcagcagcagcgggatGTGGTGGCCATTGCAACGGCCAATCTGGGACCCATTGAAGCTCCGGGAGCCCATGGCCATCCGCACGCCCATCCACATGCTCATCCGCATGCTCACCAGCTGCCGCCGGGCATCCACATCACTCCGTTAAGCGGTgcggcggcagcagccgcCACCCATCATCTACATTCCacggcggcagctgcagcggccGTCGCTGCCCAGGCCAGCGCCCAGATGTCCGCCGGGCCGCAGCAGATCATCATCTCGTCGGACCGCCGCACATTCCCGCCCCACCGCCGCATACCGCGTTTCTGGGCGGCGAACCATGGACATCGTCACGTCCTGCCGCCTCAGTCGCTCGCCGCCCACCAAGCTCCTGTGCAGATCCAGGCCACCTCGGGCATCATCAACCCCGGCTTCTTGCTCAATTTCCT AGCCATGTTCCCGCTGTCGCCTTACAACCAACATGATCTGAGCTCTGGCGACACCAATGAGACGGAGAACTACGAGGCGCTGCTCAGCCTGGCCGAGCGATTGGGCGAGGCCAAACCGAGGGGACTCACCCGCAATGAGATCGATCAGTTGCCCAGCTACAAGTTCAATCCGGAGGTGCACAACG GCGATCAATCATCCTGTGTGGTGTGCATGTGCGACTTTGAGCTACGCCAGCTACTGCGCGTCCTGCCCTGCTCCCACGAATTTCACGCCAAGTGCGTGGACAAATGGCTGCGG TCGAATCGCACCTGCCCAATCTGCCGTGGCAATGCCTCCGACTACTTCGACGGCGCcgaccagcagcaacaggcgcAGGCAACGGCCGGAGCTGCGGCTGCTTTGAGCAGCACGTCGGGCGGAAGTGCCGGAGTGGCGGGAACgtcagcggcagcggcggccacCGCCAATCCCCAGCAGAGCCAGGCGGCCTAG
- the LOC120454491 gene encoding probable tRNA (uracil-O(2)-)-methyltransferase, with amino-acid sequence MYASLNTRQTNIDRSSNPSCLYLIFAISCVTFLFDTMTAVEEAQFWQAIGILIKNYHALNKKIFEVVITQVKKHQDGRLCESSTEELSMTLKEVPNKRTCTGFTIGFKLLPKKLADNILGTGTVDFEKGLYECQFASDSIEDFSVRLLEGQFQLESKSNPNWLEFVLRPKLLSWSQSKQDEAKVKSLGLVNVEKYNDLYKELKQRHSQRLLEHWKTAQESTDPLKFIYEDLAIAAYLMVLWSQTQSEPNAFADLGCGNGLLVHVLNAEGYKGYGYDIRKRKLWSLYPPETQKSLIEKAVEPNNFRLDFPDVDWLIGNHSDELSPWLPVLAARLNINYFLLPCCPYELSGAKFRRRNTKISAYQDFFKYVTQVSHECGYEILQDRLKIPSTKRLALLGIKRKASKALEDLEYFVQEELRKYKTGDAEIKLREKEESVRNCTRVDKSIIDGLVLKIFKQILDSNEDKWSGRLPMRQIAQALTKEELSGIKSECGGIKTLLRNKHEVFEFCGGDLIGIKTPKPTAALPQSHLTIKKRSCFFKLHHPLGCPLEDAECSFIH; translated from the exons ATGTATGCAAGTTTAAATACGCGCCAAACAAATATCGATAGAAGCAGCAACCCATCGTGCTTATACTTAATATTCGCGATTTCATGTGTCACCTTCCTTTTCGACACTATGACAGCAGTAGAAGAAGCACAATTCTGGCAGGCAATTGGAATACTGATCAAAAACTATCATGCTTTGAATAAAAAGATATTCGAGGTAGTCATTACCCAAGTGAAAAAGCATCAGGATGGGCGACTGTGTGAATCCAGTACGGAGGAGCTGTCGATGACCCTGAAGGAAGTCCCAAACAAGCGCACGTGCACAGGATTTACAATCGGATTCAAACTGCTGCCCAAAAAACTAGCGGATAACATTCTAGGCACCGGAACTGTGG ACTTTGAAAAAGGTCTCTATGAGTGCCAATTTGCCAGCGATAGCATCGAAGACTTCTCCGTGAGACTTCTGGAGGGACAGTTTCAACTGGAGTCCAAATCGAACCCCAACTGGTTGGAATTCGTGCTCAGGCCAAAGCTTTTAAGCTGGTCCCAGTCCAAGCAGGATGAAGCTAAGGTGAAGTCATTGGGTCTGGTAAATGTGGAAAAGTACAATGATCTGTATAAGGAGTTGAAACAGAGGCATTCACAACGCCTGCTAGAACACTGGAAAACCGCACAGGAATCCACGGATCCGTTGAAGTTCATTTACGAGGATTTGGCCATCGCCGCATATCTCATGGTTTTGTGGAGTCAGACACAATCGGAGCCGAATGCTTTCGCCGACTTGGGATGTGGAAATGGTCTTTTAGTTCATGTGTTGAACGCCGAGGGCTACAAAGGGTATGGCTACGATATAAGAAAGCGAAAACTATGGTCTCTTTATCCGCCGGAAACTCAAAAGAGCCTAATTGAAAAAGCCGTGGAGCCCAACAACTTCCGCTTGGATTTTCCGGATGTGGATTGGTTGATAGGTAATCATTCCGACGAGCTGTCTCCTTGGCTTCCGGTTTTGGCTGCTCGCTTGAACATCAACTACTTCCTACTGCCCTGCTGTCCCTATGAACTGTCGGGAGCGAAGTTCCGCCGGCGGAATACGAAGATAAGTGCATACCAGGATTTCTTTAAATACGTCACCCAGGTCTCTCATGAATGTGGCTATGAGATCCTACAAGACCGCCTGAAAATACCAAGCACCAAGCGCTTAGCTCTGTTGGGaattaaaagaaaagcctCGAAGGCACTTGAAGACTTGGAGTACTTTGTCCAGGAAGAGCTAAGAAAGTATAAAACCGGAGATGCCGAAATTAAGCTGCGCGAGAAGGAGGAAAGCGTTCGCAACTGCACGCGGGTGGATAAATCCATAATTGATGGTCTAGTGCTTAAGATATTTAAACAGATTCTGGATTCCAACGAAGATAAATGGTCTGGTCGACTGCCCATGCGACAGATTGCCCAGGCTCTCACCAAGGAAGAGCTGAGTGGCATCAAATCAGAGTGCGGAGGCATTAAAACATTGCTGCGCAATAAGCACGAAGTTTTCGAGTTCTGCGGTGGTGATCTCATAGGAATAAAAACCCCTAAACCAACAGCTGCTCTTCCACAATCCCATCTGACCATAAAAAAACGTAGCTGTTTTTTTAAGCTTCATCACCCGCTGGGATGCCCTCTCGAGGATGCTGAGTGCTCGTTTATACACTAA
- the LOC120454494 gene encoding RNA-binding protein with serine-rich domain 1 yields the protein MARAQSPAGEGEKEKDNKEKDAKEKDGKATSGSSRRDRERKRRGSASSSSDSRSSSSDSSSSRSSSGSSRSSSSSSSDSSSSSSSSSSDSDRSEKNRRRGGGAAGKDKDKDKPSARSRSRSRTRSPRRVSKSPRPGSKTRKEPERDRDRRSRSRDRARRAGSNDRPAVDSNNVKRERSRSASRSRSPRRRGRGSVERTPPPKRRERSRSRSRTRSPTPKPVRIHVGRLTRNVTKDHVFEIFSSFGDVKNVEFPVDRYHPNFGRGVAFVEYATAEDCESAMKHMDGGQIDGQEITVSPVVIPKQRPPMRRPSPPMRRPPNNRWRSPPQFNRFNNRGGGGGGGGRRQSPIRNRRSPRRRSRSPIRRRRRSNSSDSSR from the exons AT ggcGCGTGCCCAGAGTCCCGCCGGCGAGGGTGAGAAGGAAAAGGACAACAAGGAGAAGGACGCCAAAGAGAAGGACGGTAAGGCGACCAGCGGCTCCTCGCGCAGGGACCGCGAGCGCAAACGCCGCGGATCGGCGTCCTCTAGCAGCGACTCCAGAAGCAG CTCATCGGACAGCAGCTCATCGCGCAGCAGTTCCGGGTCATCCCGTTCAAGCTCAAGCAGCTCCAGCGACTCCTCGAGctcctcatcgtcgtcgtccaGCGACTCGGATCGTAGCGAGAAGAATCGACGACGTGGCGGCGGAGCTGCTGGCAAAGACAAGGACAAGGATAAGCCCAGCGCCCGATCACGTTCCCGCTCTCGCACCCGTTCACCCAGGCGTGTTTCCAAATCTCCCAGACCGGGCAGCAAGACGCGAAAGGAGCCGGAGCGAGATCGCGATCGTCGTAGTCGTTCGAGGGATCGTGCCCGCCGTGCTGGATCCAACGATAGGCCAGCGGTCGATAGCAACAATGTTAAGCGCGAGCGCTCCCGCTCAGCCAGTCGTTCACGATCGCCACGTCGTCGTGGTCGTGGCTCCGTGGAGAGGACGCCGCCACCGAAGAGAAGGGAGCGCTCCCGGTCGCGCAGCCGCACACGGTCGCCTACTCCCAAACCGGTGCGCATTCATGTCGGTCGGCTCACCCGCAACGTGACCAAGGACCATGTGTTCGAGATATTTAGCAGCTTTGGGGATGTCAAGAATGTGGAGTTCCCCGTAGATCGTTATCACCCGAATTTCGGACGCGGCGTGGCGTTTGTGGAATACGCCACGGCCGAGGATTGCGAGTCGGCCATGAAGCACATGGATGGCGGTCAGATAGATGGCCAGGAGATCACGGTATCCCCGGTTGTCATACCTAAACAGCGACCGCCCATGCGTCGTCCCTCTCCACCGATGCGTCGTCCGCCAAATAACCGCTGGCGATCCCCACCCCAGTTTAACAGGTTCAACAATcgtggaggaggtggtggcggcggcggacGTCGTCAGTCACCCATAAGGAACCGACGTTCACCACGTCGCCGCTCCCGCTCTCCCATTCGTCGACGACGTCGTAGCAATAGCAGTGACAGCTCTCGTTAG